The genome window CATCTTGAGGCTGGGCTGACGCCGGTCGTGCCTTATGTCCATTGCAAATCGCTGAAGACCGAGTCTGGGGAAATGAAGAGAAATCTGCTGTCCGTCGCCGCGCTGCTGTTTGGCACGCTCTTCCTTTTCATGGGCAATGGTCTGCAGGGCATCCTGCTTCCCGTGCGCGGCAATCTCGAAGGTTACGCCACGACGACGCTCGGCCTGCTCGGCACGTCATGGGCCGGGGGCTTCGTCATCGGCTGCCTGGTGGCGCCGAAACTGGTGCGCCGCGTCGGCCATGTCAGAGCTTTCTCCGGCTTCATCTCGATCATCGCCATCATCGCGCTGGTCAGTGGCATCATCATCGATCCGATCTGGTGGGTGGTCCTGCGCGCGGTGACCGGCTTCTCCACCGCCGGCACCTCGATGATCATCGAAAGCTGGCTGAATGAGCGCGCCAGCAACGAGAGCCGCGGCATGATCTTCTCACTCTATATCGGCATCACACTCATCGGCGTCGTCGGCGGCCAGATGATGATCCCGCTCGAGGACGTGCGCACGCCGGTGCTGTTCATGATTTGCGGCATCTTCTATTGCATCGCCATGCTGCCGACGACGCTGTCGACCGCCGCTTCGCCGCAGCCGCTGAAGGCGGTGCGCCTCGACCTGCCGGCGCTCTATCGCAACTCGCCGGTCTCCTGCCTCGGCATCCTGCTCGTCGGCATCGCCAACGGCGCCTATGGCACGCTCGGCGCCGTGTTCGGCGCCGGCGCCGGCCTCTCCGACACCAGCATCGCCGTCATGATGAGCGCCACCATTTTCGCCGGCGCCATGATGCAGCTGCCGGCCGGCCGGCTTTCCGATCGTATCGACCGGCGCTATGTGCTTGCCGCCATGTCCGGGGTCGCCGCCCTTGCCGGCCTGCTGATCTTTTTGCTGCACCCGACGTCGCCCGCCTTGCTGATCGGGCTCGTTGTCCTTTACGGTGCTGTGGCCAATACGCTCTATCCGATCGCCGTCGCCCACGCGAACGACTTCGCGGCATCGGAGGATTTCGTCAAGGTCTCCGGTGGCCTGCTGCTGCTCTACGGCATCGGCACGGTGATCGGCCCGACGATCGGCGGCCCCGTCATGTCGGTGATCACCCCGCACGCGCTTTTCCTGGTCACCGCCGTCGCCCATGTGCTGATCACCGTTTACGCCATCATCAGGAGCCGCATCCGCGCCGCCGTCCCGGCCAGCGACCGCGATGCCTACACGACGATCCCGACCGGCACCTCGCCGATGCTGACACCGCAAAGCATGTCGCTTGCCGATCGCGGCACCGGCAAAACTCCTGAAACCGGGAAGTCTCCCGAAAGCGGCGATCCTGCGGTAAAGTTCGGCTGAGCAATTTCGCGAAAAATGCGCAGCGGTTTGCGTCCGGAATTGCGTTAAAGCGATAGAACAGCAAACGGAGGACGAACCATGAGCTTCATCGACGACGACCGGCCGCAGAAAAAGGTCGCCCACGAGATCGGCGCCGATCTCTCCATGCTTTCGGTGGACGAGCTGAAGGCGCGGGTCGAATTGCTGAAGACGGAGATCGACCGTCTCGAAGCCGAGGCCGCTCGCAAGGCCTCCGGGCGGCAGGCGGCGGAAAACTTCTTCCGCTCGTAATCTGCTAAAAACTTCTGAAAACAAGGCTGTAGGCTTACAAAATGAGCCCGCCTCAAGTCTTAATCCGGCACAATGTTAATAGAATATTAAGCTTTATAAGATATTACTGTACTCATCCAGATTTTCTCTGGATTTCAGACAGTTTTCCAAGCGGTGAATTGGTCTGATTTTTCTCCCTGTTTTACCTTGAGAGCCGCTTTTGCGGCTCTTCTTTTTCCCATGGCCGGCGCATTTCCACGAAACTGTGGAGATTAACCCTTTCTTAAGAAACGGCTTGCGCATTTGGGCTAATGATACCATCTTAAAGTCATAGAGACCGGCACAGGAAACTTTTCCGTCTGTGCCGGCGTTACCTGAATATAAAGTAGCTGCGTGCAACAGGGACTATTGCGATGTCGGAAGTTGGATTGAACACGATCAGTTTTGCAGGCCGCGCCGCTGCATCCTCGCAGTTCAAGGCACTTTATGCGGAAGGCATGTCGCTGGTCGAAGAGACCGCCGCCTATCTCGATGGCCAGGGCCGCGCCGCCTCAAAGGTTCTGCCGCGGATGGCCTCGGTTCTCTACGCCGCAGAATCGATGCGCCTCACCACCCGCCTGATGCAGATGGCCTCCTGGCTGCTGTTGCAGCGCGCCGTCAACAATGGTGAAATGTCCCGCGACCAGGTACTGGCCGAGAAAAACAAGGTCCGCCTCGACGGCTTCAACGTCGATCGCGCCGCACCCGGCTGGGGCGACCTGCCGGAATCCTTCCGCGACCTCGTCGAGCGCTCGCTCCGTCTGCAGAACCGCATTGCTTTGCTCGACCGCGAGATCTACCGCCCGTCCGAAGCCGTGATCGTTCATGATAATCAGAACAGCGTCCAAGCCCAGCTTTCTCTGCTGCAGACCGCCTTCGGCAACAACTGACGCATCGCGAGAATTCGATACAGACCGGCTGCGCCCCGCGCGGCCGGTTTTTTGTTGTAGCCAAACACGCCTCAGCCAGCATAGACGCAAAAAAAGCCCGGCGAAACCGGGCTTCTTCAAATTCCGTCGAGCAGAAGCGATTAGAGGCCGAGGCCGCCGAAACGCTTGTTGAACTTGGAGACGCGGCCACCGCGGTCCATGAGCTGCTGGTTGCCGCCGGTCCAGGCCGGATGCGACTTGGAATCGATTTCGAGGTTCATGACGGCGCCTTCCGAACCCCAAGTCGAGCGGGTTTCGTACTCAGTGCCATCGGTCATGACCACCTTGATCATGTGATAGTCGGGATGGATGCCTGCCTTCATAACAATCTTCCTGCGATACCAGAGGTCAATTGACGCATGCAGTTGCGGCCAACGAACCGATTGAATAAATGAAGCCGCAGTCGTGGTGGCTACGGCTTCCCATTAGGATGCGGTGCCTATACATGAAGGACGCCGGGATAACAAGAGCCAACAGGCCGCATTGCGCGGGTCCTGCGGGCGATCGGAGACGATTTGGCAGAGCAGGCACAAGCTGAGGAAAACAAGAGGCGGTCGCTGCGGCCGCTCGGCAGGCTGACACCTTATGTCATGCGCTATCGCGGCATGGTGGCCGGGGCGCTGATATCGCTGGCGCTTGCCGCCGTCACCTCGCTGACACTGCCGCTTGCCGTGCGCCGGATGATCGATCACGGCTTCACCCAGTCCGACGGCCGCTTCATCAACAGCTACTTCGCCATGCTGTTGGTCATGGCTGTCGTGCTCGCGGTCGCGAGCGCGCTACGCTATTATTTCGTCATCACCATCGGCGAGCGCATCGTCGCCGATCTTCGCCGCGATGTCTTTGCCCATGTGACGAGGCTGTCGCCCTCCTTCTTCGACGTCAACCAGTCCGGCGAGATCGTCTCGCGCCTGACTGCCGATACGACGCAGATCAAATCAGCGGTCGGCGCCACCGCCTCGGTGGCCCTCAGGAACCTCATCCTCTGTATCGGCGCGATGGGCATGATGATCGTCACCTCGCCGAAGCTTTCGAGCCTCGTCATCGGCGCCATCCCGCTGATCGTCTTCCCGCTCGTCGCCTTCGGCCGCTCGGTGCGCAAGCGCTCGCGCGCCGCCCAGGATACGCTCGCCGAGGCTTCCGCCTTCGCCAACGAGACGATCGCCGCGACGCGCACCGTCCAAGCCTTCAACGGCGAGGATGCCGCAGCGACACGTTACGGCGCCGCCGTCGAATCCGCCTATGAAGCGGCCCGCGCCGCCATCCGCTCCCGCGCCCTGCTGACGGGGATCGCCATCACGCTGATCTTCGGCAGCGTCGTCGCCGTGCTCTGGTTCGGCGCCCATAGCGTGCTTGCTGGCACGCTTTCAGCCGGCACGCTCGGCCAGTTCCTGCTCTATGCCGTCATATCAGCCGGTTCGCTGGGTGCGCTGTCGGAGGTCTGGGGCGAACTTTCGCAGGCTGCCGGTGCCGCCGACCGGCTGACCGAACTCCTCGACGAGGTCTCGCCGATCGCCGCCCCCGCCAGCCCGCAGGCTCTCCCTTCGCCCGGCCGTGGCCGCGTCGAATTTTCCGGTGTGCATTTCGCCTATCCCTCGCGCCCCGGCAGATC of Rhizobium sp. BT04 contains these proteins:
- a CDS encoding DUF1465 family protein, which codes for MSEVGLNTISFAGRAAASSQFKALYAEGMSLVEETAAYLDGQGRAASKVLPRMASVLYAAESMRLTTRLMQMASWLLLQRAVNNGEMSRDQVLAEKNKVRLDGFNVDRAAPGWGDLPESFRDLVERSLRLQNRIALLDREIYRPSEAVIVHDNQNSVQAQLSLLQTAFGNN
- a CDS encoding ABC transporter transmembrane domain-containing protein, encoding MAEQAQAEENKRRSLRPLGRLTPYVMRYRGMVAGALISLALAAVTSLTLPLAVRRMIDHGFTQSDGRFINSYFAMLLVMAVVLAVASALRYYFVITIGERIVADLRRDVFAHVTRLSPSFFDVNQSGEIVSRLTADTTQIKSAVGATASVALRNLILCIGAMGMMIVTSPKLSSLVIGAIPLIVFPLVAFGRSVRKRSRAAQDTLAEASAFANETIAATRTVQAFNGEDAAATRYGAAVESAYEAARAAIRSRALLTGIAITLIFGSVVAVLWFGAHSVLAGTLSAGTLGQFLLYAVISAGSLGALSEVWGELSQAAGAADRLTELLDEVSPIAAPASPQALPSPGRGRVEFSGVHFAYPSRPGRSALHGLSFAITPGETVAIVGPSGAGKSTVFSLLLRFYDPQQGSVKIDDVDAQLTTPDELRQRIAIVPQDVTIFAASIHDNIAFGRPGASRDEVRAAALAAQADEFITRLDQGYETEVGERGVTLSGGQRQRIAIARAILKNAPVLLLDEATSALDAESETLVQKALDGLVDGRTTLVIAHRLATVLKADRILVMDQGRVVEEGTHQSLIRHGGIYARLARLQFDAANEDVLATAK
- the rpmE gene encoding 50S ribosomal protein L31, with the translated sequence MKAGIHPDYHMIKVVMTDGTEYETRSTWGSEGAVMNLEIDSKSHPAWTGGNQQLMDRGGRVSKFNKRFGGLGL
- a CDS encoding DUF1192 domain-containing protein; translation: MSFIDDDRPQKKVAHEIGADLSMLSVDELKARVELLKTEIDRLEAEAARKASGRQAAENFFRS
- a CDS encoding MFS transporter; the protein is MKRNLLSVAALLFGTLFLFMGNGLQGILLPVRGNLEGYATTTLGLLGTSWAGGFVIGCLVAPKLVRRVGHVRAFSGFISIIAIIALVSGIIIDPIWWVVLRAVTGFSTAGTSMIIESWLNERASNESRGMIFSLYIGITLIGVVGGQMMIPLEDVRTPVLFMICGIFYCIAMLPTTLSTAASPQPLKAVRLDLPALYRNSPVSCLGILLVGIANGAYGTLGAVFGAGAGLSDTSIAVMMSATIFAGAMMQLPAGRLSDRIDRRYVLAAMSGVAALAGLLIFLLHPTSPALLIGLVVLYGAVANTLYPIAVAHANDFAASEDFVKVSGGLLLLYGIGTVIGPTIGGPVMSVITPHALFLVTAVAHVLITVYAIIRSRIRAAVPASDRDAYTTIPTGTSPMLTPQSMSLADRGTGKTPETGKSPESGDPAVKFG